The proteins below are encoded in one region of Paraburkholderia phenazinium:
- a CDS encoding MarR family winged helix-turn-helix transcriptional regulator, with protein sequence MKTLARGLTKTNFEQLSEFRYQMRRFERFSEQAAQGEGITPLQYLLLLHIKGYPERDWATIGELAERLQSQHHGVVALVSRCEALDLVRRKISDTDRRQVEVHLLKAGEQVLSRLAEMHRAELKSLKGAFKVPQIDVE encoded by the coding sequence ATGAAAACACTCGCGCGCGGTTTGACCAAGACGAACTTCGAGCAACTGTCCGAGTTTCGCTACCAGATGCGCCGCTTCGAGCGATTTTCCGAGCAGGCCGCGCAGGGCGAAGGCATCACCCCTTTGCAGTACCTGTTGCTGCTGCATATCAAGGGCTATCCGGAGCGCGACTGGGCGACCATCGGCGAACTCGCGGAACGGCTCCAGTCGCAGCACCACGGCGTGGTCGCCCTGGTGTCCCGTTGTGAGGCGCTCGATCTCGTCCGGCGCAAGATCAGCGACACCGATCGCCGCCAGGTCGAGGTTCATCTGCTGAAAGCGGGCGAGCAGGTGCTCTCCCGTCTGGCGGAAATGCATCGTGCCGAATTGAAATCCCTCAAGGGCGCCTTCAAGGTTCCCCAGATCGACGTTGAGTAA
- a CDS encoding arsenate reductase ArsC: MTRKYKVLFLCRENSARSIIAEALLRELAGHRFEVFSAGSDPAARVHALAIAQLRPGISELGLLNPKSWLEFTGEWAPHMDLIVALDERVAEHHAPVFPGKPLFVSWEFADPLAEGMTPEERARSFEKVFWQIVQRVTLFMELPRYALSEAPSALPEAPAGMVDEGVAREPDIVCPG, from the coding sequence GTGACCAGAAAATATAAGGTGCTGTTTCTCTGTCGTGAGAACTCAGCACGCAGCATCATTGCAGAGGCTCTGCTGCGCGAGCTGGCGGGCCATCGGTTCGAGGTATTCAGCGCGGGATCCGATCCCGCTGCACGGGTTCATGCGCTGGCGATTGCGCAACTGCGCCCGGGTATCTCCGAGCTCGGCCTGCTCAATCCCAAGAGCTGGCTCGAATTCACCGGCGAATGGGCGCCGCACATGGATCTGATCGTCGCGCTGGACGAGCGGGTCGCCGAACACCATGCGCCGGTGTTTCCGGGCAAACCCCTATTTGTCAGCTGGGAGTTTGCGGACCCTCTGGCGGAAGGAATGACGCCAGAGGAGCGCGCCCGGTCGTTCGAAAAGGTCTTCTGGCAGATCGTGCAGCGCGTGACGCTGTTCATGGAGTTGCCCCGGTACGCATTGTCCGAGGCTCCGTCCGCGCTGCCCGAGGCGCCCGCCGGCATGGTGGACGAAGGGGTCGCGCGCGAGCCGGACATCGTCTGTCCTGGCTGA
- a CDS encoding ATP-binding cassette domain-containing protein, with translation MSELAYALRGEEIVKRFGAVTALDGVSLTLKQGEILGVLGDNGAGKSTLIKILTGFHQQTTGKLFIGGEETLLRSVDHARALGIECVYQDLALANSLSIYHNMFLNREIIYPGPFRLLNNRAMRNRAAECLEEIGVRIPSVDLPVEQLSGGQRQAIAVARAVNSNAKILLLDEPLAAMGAREAGLIIDLVLRLKEKGGLSIVMIMHNYAQTLDIADRVMLMQRGRVTYEKEAASTSVAELMDIVRREYRAMRAAEQ, from the coding sequence ATGTCCGAATTGGCGTATGCGCTGCGCGGCGAAGAGATCGTCAAACGCTTCGGTGCGGTTACCGCGCTCGATGGTGTGTCGCTAACGCTCAAGCAGGGAGAAATTCTCGGCGTGCTCGGCGACAACGGCGCCGGCAAATCGACGCTGATCAAGATACTCACCGGCTTTCATCAGCAGACCACCGGCAAGCTGTTTATTGGCGGCGAGGAAACGTTGCTGCGCTCGGTGGATCATGCGCGCGCGCTCGGCATCGAATGCGTCTATCAGGATCTGGCGCTGGCGAATTCGCTGAGCATCTACCACAACATGTTCCTGAACCGCGAGATCATCTATCCCGGTCCATTCCGCCTGTTGAACAACCGCGCGATGCGTAATCGCGCGGCGGAATGTCTCGAGGAGATCGGCGTGCGGATCCCTTCCGTCGACTTGCCGGTCGAGCAGCTTTCCGGCGGACAGCGGCAGGCGATTGCTGTGGCGCGCGCTGTGAACTCCAATGCGAAGATCCTCCTGCTCGACGAGCCGCTCGCCGCAATGGGCGCGCGCGAGGCCGGCCTGATCATCGATCTCGTGTTGCGCCTGAAGGAGAAGGGCGGCCTCTCGATCGTGATGATCATGCACAACTACGCGCAGACGCTCGATATCGCAGACCGCGTCATGCTGATGCAGCGTGGCCGCGTCACGTACGAGAAGGAAGCGGCCAGCACCTCGGTCGCAGAATTGATGGATATCGTGCGGCGGGAGTACCGGGCCATGCGTGCGGCCGAGCAGTGA
- a CDS encoding chloride channel protein, translated as MNHNTHKRDFSSNARLPGISLLAAAIGALSTLAAFVLLSLIHLFTNLFFFGAFSFADRSPALNTLGGWVIAIPVVGGLIVGLMARYGSEKIRGHGIPEAIEAILFGKSRMSPKVAILKPLSSGIVIGSGGPFGAEGPIIMTGGALGSLIAQCVKVTSAERKTLLVAGAAAGMTAVFGTPVAAVLLAVELLLFEWRPRSFLPVALACAVAGFARAAFFGTGPLFPLETAPPGALSLVSCVIAGLLSGALASGLSAALYKTEDLFGKLPVHWMWWPALGGLVVGIGGFLEPRALGVGYDVIGDLLHQHVVLQVAIAILVVKAIIWVVALGSGTSGGVLAPLLMLGAGLGTVLGHVLPGGEPALWPLVCMAATLGATLGAPLTAIVFAFGLTHDSNALLPLLAATLVAHGFATAVMRRSIMTEKIARRGYHIYREYGVDPLERHYVDEVMSRSVETIDANLSVSEALTTFFGTTQTHRAYPALKDGVVTGMVDRAALERFRDKGTAGAAQASDARLADLLSANAPIVALPDETCRLVATRLAVHGLERLPVVADRQTLRLVGIVSRSDLIKPSLAHFEDEHKRERFRRVMFNRSAKRFPPVRRTG; from the coding sequence ATGAACCACAATACGCATAAGCGCGACTTCTCATCCAACGCGCGGCTTCCTGGAATTTCCCTGCTAGCGGCCGCAATTGGCGCGCTCAGCACGCTCGCGGCGTTTGTGCTGCTGAGCCTGATTCACCTGTTCACGAATCTGTTTTTCTTCGGTGCGTTCTCTTTCGCGGATCGATCGCCGGCACTGAACACGCTCGGTGGCTGGGTAATCGCGATACCGGTGGTGGGTGGCCTGATCGTGGGTCTCATGGCGCGCTACGGTTCGGAGAAAATCCGCGGCCACGGTATTCCGGAAGCAATCGAAGCCATCCTGTTCGGCAAGAGCCGCATGTCACCGAAAGTCGCGATTCTCAAGCCGCTGTCGTCCGGCATCGTGATCGGCAGCGGCGGCCCGTTTGGTGCCGAAGGCCCGATCATCATGACAGGCGGTGCACTCGGTTCGCTGATCGCGCAGTGCGTGAAGGTGACGTCGGCGGAACGCAAAACGCTGCTGGTGGCCGGTGCGGCTGCCGGTATGACAGCAGTCTTCGGGACGCCCGTGGCCGCCGTGCTGCTGGCGGTTGAACTGCTGTTGTTCGAATGGCGGCCGCGCAGCTTCTTGCCGGTTGCACTGGCGTGTGCAGTCGCGGGCTTTGCGCGTGCGGCATTCTTCGGTACAGGTCCGCTGTTTCCCCTCGAAACGGCGCCTCCTGGCGCGCTCTCGCTCGTGTCATGCGTGATTGCCGGCCTGTTGAGCGGGGCGCTAGCCTCCGGCCTGTCCGCTGCTTTGTACAAGACCGAAGACCTGTTCGGCAAGCTGCCTGTTCACTGGATGTGGTGGCCCGCGCTCGGCGGCCTTGTGGTGGGGATCGGCGGATTTCTCGAACCTCGCGCGCTTGGCGTGGGCTACGACGTGATCGGAGACCTGCTGCATCAGCATGTCGTGCTGCAGGTCGCTATCGCCATTCTGGTTGTGAAGGCCATTATCTGGGTGGTTGCGCTGGGCTCCGGCACGTCGGGCGGGGTACTCGCTCCGCTGCTCATGTTGGGTGCAGGACTTGGCACCGTGCTTGGCCACGTGCTGCCAGGCGGCGAACCAGCGCTGTGGCCGCTCGTTTGCATGGCAGCGACACTCGGTGCAACGCTTGGTGCGCCGCTCACGGCAATCGTGTTTGCGTTTGGCCTGACGCACGATAGCAACGCGTTGTTGCCGCTCCTCGCCGCTACGCTCGTGGCACACGGCTTTGCGACCGCGGTCATGCGGCGCTCCATCATGACGGAGAAGATCGCTCGCCGCGGATACCACATCTACCGGGAATATGGTGTCGATCCGCTCGAACGCCACTACGTCGATGAGGTGATGTCCCGGTCCGTCGAGACGATCGACGCCAACCTGTCGGTGAGCGAGGCGCTGACGACATTCTTCGGCACCACGCAAACGCATCGAGCCTATCCGGCGCTCAAGGACGGTGTAGTGACCGGCATGGTAGATCGCGCGGCGCTAGAGCGGTTTCGTGACAAGGGGACCGCAGGGGCCGCCCAGGCGTCCGATGCGCGCCTTGCCGATCTGTTGAGCGCAAACGCGCCGATTGTTGCGTTGCCCGATGAAACCTGCAGGCTGGTCGCGACGCGGCTCGCAGTCCATGGTCTCGAACGTTTGCCCGTAGTTGCCGACAGGCAGACGCTCCGTCTGGTCGGGATCGTCTCGCGAAGCGATCTGATCAAGCCGTCTCTCGCGCATTTCGAAGACGAACACAAGAGAGAGCGGTTCCGCCGCGTGATGTTTAACCGCAGTGCGAAGCGTTTTCCGCCAGTGCGGCGGACGGGATGA
- a CDS encoding AraC family transcriptional regulator yields MKPSTERDYHRRIARVIEAILADPGAPHNVESLAALAHLSPYHFHRIYRALTGESIVETVQRVRLARAAHRLTVADDSVTTVAGAVGYDSPQAFARAFRGFTGVSPSAFQTRQRRLTVSPADGSEAADDDASATHADVTFYELVELVELAPLDLLCLRHEGPAATISQTFRTLWQMLGCSADWALAQGTIGMSTGDPEEDGDFRYLAGVVPAAAMEASGQVEAVRIEGGLYAAHRLVGPYALIAPTFRALFGGWLPRSGYEPDDRPALEFYRSRPSPDRQHEYVTDLMIPIRKE; encoded by the coding sequence ATGAAGCCCAGCACCGAACGCGATTACCACCGGCGGATCGCCCGCGTCATCGAGGCGATCCTGGCAGACCCAGGCGCGCCCCACAACGTGGAGAGCCTCGCCGCGCTCGCGCATCTGTCGCCGTACCACTTCCACCGGATCTACCGTGCCCTGACCGGCGAAAGCATCGTCGAGACCGTTCAGCGGGTGCGGCTCGCGCGGGCGGCCCACCGCCTGACCGTGGCAGACGATTCGGTGACCACCGTCGCGGGGGCCGTGGGCTACGACAGCCCGCAAGCGTTCGCGAGAGCTTTCCGCGGCTTCACGGGTGTCAGCCCCAGCGCATTCCAGACGCGCCAGCGACGCCTGACTGTATCGCCGGCAGACGGATCTGAAGCCGCAGACGACGATGCATCTGCGACGCATGCCGACGTAACGTTCTACGAGCTCGTCGAACTCGTAGAACTCGCGCCGCTCGATCTGCTTTGTCTGCGGCACGAGGGTCCCGCCGCCACCATCAGCCAGACCTTCAGGACGCTATGGCAAATGCTGGGCTGCAGCGCCGACTGGGCGCTGGCTCAAGGCACGATCGGCATGAGTACCGGTGACCCCGAGGAGGATGGCGATTTCCGCTACCTCGCCGGCGTCGTTCCGGCTGCGGCAATGGAGGCGAGCGGCCAAGTCGAAGCCGTGCGGATCGAAGGCGGTCTGTATGCGGCCCACCGGCTCGTGGGTCCTTATGCGCTGATCGCACCGACCTTTCGGGCACTGTTCGGCGGCTGGCTGCCACGCAGCGGCTACGAACCCGACGACCGGCCCGCTCTCGAGTTCTATCGCAGCCGGCCCTCGCCCGACAGGCAGCACGAATACGTCACCGACCTCATGATTCCTATCCGCAAGGAGTGA
- the aspS gene encoding aspartate--tRNA(Asn) ligase gives MRTLVEDLKHHVGEVVTLYLTLDVLRDQKNLQFLLAHDVTGKIQLVVDKSSVAEHPQVGQLLVGSTFATTGRIVAATQSKTYGVEIQVQSVEIFSKAQPYPVTEASSVDLRFNFRVVDLKAPKWQLMLRLRSAFEFACREFALSHGFTELHTPKLMGNASESGAQVFRVDYFETQAFLAQSPQFYKQMGIASGLEGVFEIGPVFRAEESRSSRHMTEFTGLDVEFAWAFETAQVMAFEEQMLSYAFAKLEPFSEDVKALFGVDLPLAPSVRYLTLSEAKEILSAHGMSLGPAQDLPDEGESMLHKLLGSDLIFVSDYPIARRPFYHAWDREQNTTKSFDLIFKGIEITTGAVREHRYEVLCEQATEKGVELASITHYLDNFRYGCPPHGGFGLGVDRVIARLLGLSNVKEAAFVPRDPERLVP, from the coding sequence ATGAGGACCTTAGTTGAAGACCTGAAGCACCATGTGGGTGAAGTCGTCACGCTGTATCTCACGCTGGATGTGCTGAGGGACCAGAAAAACCTGCAGTTCCTGCTTGCTCATGATGTGACCGGGAAGATTCAGCTTGTCGTCGACAAGTCGTCTGTCGCGGAGCATCCGCAAGTGGGGCAGTTGTTGGTGGGTTCGACTTTCGCCACGACGGGACGGATCGTTGCTGCCACGCAGAGCAAGACTTACGGCGTGGAAATTCAGGTACAGTCCGTGGAGATTTTTTCCAAGGCGCAGCCTTATCCGGTTACCGAGGCGAGCAGTGTCGATCTGCGCTTCAACTTTCGTGTGGTGGACCTGAAGGCGCCGAAGTGGCAACTGATGCTGCGCTTGCGCAGCGCGTTCGAATTCGCGTGCCGCGAGTTCGCCCTGAGCCACGGCTTTACCGAGTTGCACACGCCGAAGCTGATGGGCAACGCCAGCGAGAGCGGTGCCCAGGTGTTTCGTGTCGACTACTTCGAGACGCAGGCGTTTCTCGCTCAATCGCCGCAGTTCTATAAGCAGATGGGGATTGCGTCGGGTCTCGAAGGCGTCTTCGAGATCGGTCCCGTGTTCCGCGCGGAGGAGAGCCGCAGCAGCCGCCATATGACCGAGTTCACCGGCCTCGATGTCGAATTCGCGTGGGCTTTCGAAACAGCTCAGGTCATGGCGTTCGAGGAGCAGATGCTGAGTTATGCGTTTGCGAAACTCGAACCGTTTTCTGAAGACGTCAAAGCGCTGTTCGGCGTCGACTTGCCGCTTGCGCCGAGTGTCAGGTATCTCACGCTGAGCGAAGCCAAGGAGATCCTCTCGGCCCACGGTATGAGTCTCGGTCCCGCGCAAGACCTGCCGGATGAAGGCGAGAGCATGCTGCACAAGCTGCTGGGTAGCGACCTCATCTTCGTGAGCGACTATCCGATCGCCAGGCGCCCTTTCTATCATGCGTGGGACCGCGAGCAAAACACCACGAAGAGCTTTGATCTGATTTTCAAAGGGATTGAGATTACGACCGGAGCGGTGCGCGAGCATCGGTACGAGGTCTTATGTGAGCAGGCTACTGAGAAGGGTGTCGAACTGGCTTCCATCACGCATTATCTCGACAACTTTCGCTACGGTTGTCCGCCGCACGGTGGCTTTGGCCTGGGCGTCGACCGGGTGATCGCCAGATTGCTGGGGTTGTCGAACGTGAAGGAAGCGGCGTTTGTGCCGCGAGATCCGGAACGGCTCGTGCCGTAA
- a CDS encoding response regulator translates to MTIRILLVDDDPELRTLLCDYLGRQGIEISTLHDAGALQHWLERDRPDVIVLDVLMPGVDGLTALGRLRASGDDIPVILLTGRSDDIDRIVGLEMGADDYIGKPFNPRELIARVEAILRRRRVALSPTALEHREPFRFGRFTLDFESRTLKAADRSQILSATEFAMLKVFINHAMRTLTRERLIDLLYGPEDEHTDRGVDVQVWRLRQILETNPSSPRLIQTVRGRGYVFVPDGEQRVPQREYA, encoded by the coding sequence ATGACCATTCGAATTCTTCTCGTTGATGACGATCCAGAACTGCGCACCCTGCTATGCGACTACCTGGGACGCCAGGGCATCGAAATCTCGACGCTGCACGACGCGGGTGCGCTGCAACACTGGCTCGAAAGAGACCGGCCGGACGTGATCGTCCTCGACGTGCTGATGCCGGGCGTGGATGGGCTAACCGCGCTGGGGCGCCTGCGTGCCTCAGGCGACGATATCCCCGTGATCCTGCTGACCGGACGTTCCGATGACATCGACCGGATCGTCGGACTTGAAATGGGTGCGGACGATTACATCGGCAAGCCGTTTAACCCGCGTGAACTGATCGCACGCGTAGAAGCCATCTTGCGGCGGCGTCGCGTGGCGTTGTCACCCACTGCGCTGGAACACCGCGAACCATTCCGCTTTGGACGCTTCACGCTCGATTTCGAGTCTCGCACCCTGAAAGCCGCAGACCGCTCGCAGATCCTGTCGGCCACCGAATTCGCCATGCTCAAGGTTTTCATCAATCATGCAATGCGCACGCTCACCCGCGAGCGCCTGATCGACCTGCTGTACGGTCCCGAAGACGAACATACCGATCGCGGCGTCGACGTGCAGGTCTGGCGTCTGCGGCAGATTCTCGAAACCAATCCGTCCTCGCCACGCCTGATTCAAACTGTCCGTGGTCGCGGCTACGTGTTCGTTCCCGACGGTGAGCAACGTGTGCCGCAACGGGAATACGCTTAG
- the rng gene encoding ribonuclease G has protein sequence MNEEILINVTPQETRVALVQQGAVQELHVERTLSRGRVGNVYLGKVVRVLPGMQSAFIDIGLERAAFLHVADIWHPRLAGEPQHQAPHQPIEKIVFEGQTLMVQVVKDPIGTKGARLSTQVSIAGRTLVYLPQEPHIGISQKIESEAEREAIRARLTAVLPADEKGGYIVRTIAEDSTSEELASDVAYLRKTWTTILSQGQRMPPTSLLYQDLNLAQRVLRDFVNDETSRIQVDSRETFQMLSDFAAEFTPAVSSKLHHYAGERPLYDLYNIETEIQRALSRRVDLKSGGYLVIDQTEAMTTIDVNTGGYVGARNFDDTIFKTNLEAAHTIARQLRLRNLGGVIIIDFIDMENVEHRDQVLGELKKALSRDRTRVTVNGFSQLGLVEMTRKRTRESLAHVLCEPCPVCQGKGQVKTARTVCYDVLREILRESRQFNPREFRVVASQQVIDLFLEEESQHLAMLIDFIGKPVSLQVESNLSQEQYDIVLM, from the coding sequence ATGAATGAAGAAATCCTGATCAATGTCACGCCGCAGGAAACGCGCGTCGCGCTGGTCCAGCAAGGCGCCGTCCAGGAACTTCACGTCGAACGCACACTGTCGCGCGGACGCGTCGGCAACGTCTATCTCGGCAAGGTCGTTCGCGTGTTGCCGGGCATGCAATCCGCTTTTATCGATATAGGCCTCGAGCGCGCAGCGTTCCTGCACGTGGCGGACATCTGGCATCCGCGCCTCGCGGGCGAACCTCAGCATCAGGCGCCGCATCAGCCGATCGAAAAGATCGTCTTCGAAGGTCAGACCTTGATGGTCCAGGTCGTCAAAGATCCGATTGGCACCAAGGGCGCGCGGCTGTCCACGCAGGTCAGTATCGCGGGGCGCACACTCGTTTATCTGCCGCAGGAACCGCATATCGGGATTTCGCAGAAGATCGAAAGCGAAGCAGAACGCGAAGCGATTCGCGCCCGGCTGACTGCCGTGTTGCCCGCTGACGAGAAAGGCGGCTACATCGTGCGCACGATCGCCGAGGACTCCACCAGCGAGGAACTGGCCAGCGACGTGGCATATCTGCGCAAGACGTGGACGACGATTCTCTCGCAGGGTCAGCGGATGCCGCCGACGAGCCTGCTGTATCAGGATCTGAATCTGGCTCAACGCGTGCTGCGCGATTTTGTAAACGACGAGACCTCGCGTATTCAGGTCGATTCGCGCGAGACGTTCCAGATGCTCTCCGATTTCGCGGCGGAATTTACGCCTGCGGTGTCATCGAAGCTGCATCACTACGCGGGCGAACGGCCGCTCTACGATCTCTACAACATCGAGACCGAAATTCAACGGGCATTGTCGCGGCGCGTGGATCTGAAGTCGGGCGGGTATCTCGTCATCGATCAAACTGAAGCAATGACGACCATCGACGTGAACACCGGTGGCTACGTCGGCGCGCGTAACTTCGACGATACGATTTTCAAAACCAACCTCGAAGCTGCGCATACGATCGCGCGGCAATTGCGCCTGCGCAATCTGGGCGGCGTGATCATCATCGACTTCATCGACATGGAGAACGTCGAGCATCGCGACCAGGTGTTGGGTGAACTGAAGAAGGCGCTGTCGCGCGATCGCACGCGGGTGACGGTCAACGGGTTTTCGCAGCTTGGGCTCGTGGAGATGACGCGTAAGCGAACTCGCGAGTCGCTGGCGCATGTGCTTTGCGAACCGTGTCCGGTGTGTCAGGGTAAGGGGCAGGTCAAGACCGCACGGACCGTTTGCTACGACGTGCTGCGCGAGATTCTGCGTGAGTCGCGACAGTTCAATCCGCGTGAGTTTCGCGTGGTGGCTTCGCAGCAGGTGATTGATCTATTCCTCGAGGAGGAGTCGCAACATTTGGCGATGCTGATCGATTTCATCGGCAAGCCGGTGTCGCTGCAGGTGGAGTCGAATTTGAGCCAGGAGCAGTACGACATTGTGCTGATGTAG
- a CDS encoding alpha/beta hydrolase family protein — protein MLRLFLCALKFVALVAACESAAALAADSGNAVPYHVGAAVRVFHPDVARNWRGAHTEALVTRIWYPVDPAIPETPHAMGDSPFQAHPFASGAPLSPAHARYPLLVLSHGTGGTAETLDWLASALAANGYIVAGVNHPGNNALEPVTLDGFLLWWERATDLSEVLDGMLDDPVLGARIDTTRIGAVGFSLGGYTVLELAGARTDLKRFQDFCASPAADAICHPPEMKRLPDGPVKPASFSPATIASMARSGDSYRDARIKAVFAIAPALGEAFGTDAFAGVDIPISLTAGTNDPIAPIATNIQRIASLMPNAKVSMVPGALHNTFLDTCIPALADQAAAICNDGPGVDRDAVHAQTVERALAFFKDALPANAQ, from the coding sequence ATGCTTCGCCTGTTTCTCTGCGCCCTCAAGTTCGTTGCACTCGTCGCTGCATGCGAAAGCGCCGCCGCTCTCGCCGCAGATAGCGGCAACGCTGTGCCCTATCACGTCGGCGCCGCCGTGCGTGTCTTTCACCCTGACGTTGCGCGCAACTGGCGTGGTGCGCACACCGAAGCGCTCGTGACAAGAATCTGGTATCCGGTCGACCCTGCCATACCTGAAACGCCTCATGCGATGGGTGATTCACCCTTCCAGGCGCACCCTTTTGCGAGCGGCGCGCCGCTGTCGCCCGCTCACGCCCGATACCCGCTTCTGGTGTTGTCGCACGGCACTGGCGGGACCGCCGAAACGCTCGACTGGCTCGCCTCCGCGCTTGCCGCAAACGGCTATATCGTGGCTGGCGTCAATCATCCGGGCAATAACGCACTTGAACCGGTGACCCTGGATGGCTTTCTGCTGTGGTGGGAGCGAGCCACCGACCTGAGCGAAGTGCTCGACGGCATGCTCGACGATCCGGTACTGGGTGCCCGTATCGACACGACCCGCATCGGCGCGGTGGGCTTTTCGCTCGGCGGCTATACCGTGCTCGAACTGGCCGGCGCACGAACGGACCTCAAACGATTCCAGGACTTCTGCGCGTCGCCCGCTGCCGACGCCATCTGCCATCCGCCCGAAATGAAGCGTCTTCCTGACGGCCCAGTGAAACCGGCGAGCTTCTCGCCCGCGACAATCGCATCCATGGCACGCTCCGGCGACTCGTATCGCGACGCTCGCATCAAGGCCGTGTTTGCGATCGCTCCCGCCCTGGGCGAGGCTTTCGGCACGGACGCCTTCGCAGGCGTCGACATCCCCATCTCGCTGACGGCGGGCACCAATGATCCGATCGCCCCGATTGCGACCAACATTCAGCGTATCGCCAGCCTCATGCCAAATGCGAAAGTCAGCATGGTGCCGGGTGCCTTGCATAACACCTTCCTGGATACCTGCATACCGGCGCTGGCTGATCAGGCCGCTGCAATCTGCAACGACGGGCCGGGGGTAGACCGTGACGCCGTCCATGCACAGACAGTCGAACGGGCGCTTGCGTTTTTCAAGGATGCCTTGCCCGCCAACGCGCAATGA